Proteins co-encoded in one Xiphophorus couchianus chromosome 3, X_couchianus-1.0, whole genome shotgun sequence genomic window:
- the snx27b gene encoding sorting nexin-27b isoform X1, translating into MADVKVQGVCSSVPPLPRPSSRNGSGSGSVTPDTGGSWQTPTTVTSGPRLVRIVKSDSGYGFNVRGQVSEGGQLRSINGELYAPLQHVSAVLPGGAADRAGISKGDRILEVNGVNVEGATHKQVVDLIRAGEKELVLAVLSVPPQEADCLDPGDDVSALSCYDYSDKQAVPISIPSYKHTELNSEKFVVYNVYMAGRQLCSKRYREFVILHQNLKREFANFTFPKLPGKWPFSLSEQQLDARRRGLEEYLEKVCSVRVIGESDIMQEFLSESDENYNGVSDVELRIAMPDNTTLTVRVRKNSTTDQVYQAVVMKLGIDGITASYFALFEVINHTFVRKLAPNEFPHKLYVQNYTSAIPGTCLTLRKWLFTTEEEILLNDNQLAVSYFFHQAADDVKKGFIKVEQKSYQLQKLAEQKKMSMYLSLLRSCEGYNEIVFPHCSCDSRRKGHVITAISIHNFKLHACTEEGSLESQVIAFEWGEMQRWDTDEEGMAFCFEYARGEKKPRWVKIFTPYFNYMHECFERVFCELKWRKEVEEEATDKDNKNCSKDEYFPAVEAQKRWGHVGGEHCHRLS; encoded by the exons ATGGCGGACGTAAAGGTACAAGGAGTTTGCTCCTCGGTCCCTCCGTTGCCTCGCCCTTCCTCCCGTAACGGCTCCGGTAGCGGCAGCGTTACACCAGACACCGGCGGCAGCTGGCAGACGCCAACCACCGTTACTTCAGGCCCCAGGCTGGTGCGGATAGTGAAGTCTGACTCGGGCTACGGCTTCAACGTTCGGGGGCAAGTAAGCGAAGGCGGGCAGCTGCGGAGCATTAACGGGGAGCTGTACGCTCCTCTGCAGCATGTGAGTGCTGTCCTCCCCGGGGGAGCTGCAGACAGAGCCGGTATCTCAAAGGGGGATAGGATCCTGGAAGT CAATGGTGTAAATGTAGAGGGAGCCACACACAAGCAGGTGGTGGACCTGATCCGGGCTGGCGAGAAGGAGCTGGTGCTGGCAGTTCTGTCCGTCCCACCGCAGGAAGCCGACTGCCTGGATCCTGGTGACGACGTGTCGGCCCTGTCCTGTTATGACTACTCTGACAAGCAGGCCGTCCCGATCTCCATTCCGAGCTACAAACACACTGAACTCAATAGTGAAAAGTTTGTG GTATATAATGTGTATATGGCTGGTAGGCAGCTGTGCTCCAAGCGTTATCGGGAGTTTGTGATTTTACACCAAAACCTTAAGAGGGAATTTGCCAACTTTACGTTCCCCAAACTTCCTGGGAAGTGGCCTTTTTCACTCTCTGAGCAGCAGCTAGATGCACGGCGCCGAGGCCTGGAGGAATACCTCGAAAAAG TCTGTTCAGTACGGGTAATTGGAGAAAGCGACATCATGCAGGAGTTCTTGTCTGAATCGGACGAG AACTATAACGGTGTTTCAGACGTGGAGTTGAGAATAGCCATGCCAGATAATACTACCCTCACTGTTAGAGTTCGTAAAAACTCCACTACAGACCAGGTTTATCAG GCCGTGGTCATGAAGCTTGGCATAGACGGTATAACTGCTAGCTACTTTGCTCTGTTTGAGGTCATCAACCATACCTTTG TGCGTAAACTGGCCCCCAACGAGTTCCCCCACAAACTTTATGTACAGAACTATACCTCAGCCATCCCAGGAACCTGCCTCACTCTGCGAAAGTGGCTCTTCACCACAGAAGAAGAGATCTTGCTCAATGACAACCAACTTGCTGTCAGCTACTTCTTTCACCAG GCAGCTGATGATGTGAAGAAAGGCTTCATTAAAGTTGAGCAAAAGTCTTATCAGCTCCAAAAACTGGCGGAGCAGAAGAAGATGTCCATG TACTTGAGTTTGTTACGGAGCTGTGAGGGCTACAATGAGATCGTATTCCCTCATTGTTCCTGTGACTCCCGACGTAAAGGCCATGTGATCACAGCCATCAGTATACATAACTTTAAGCTACACGCCTGTACAGAAGAAGGTTCTCTGGAG AGCCAGGTGATTGCTTTCGAATGGGGGGAGATGCAGAGATGGGACACAGACGAAGAGGGCATGGCTTTCTGTTTTGAATATGCACGGGGAGAGAAGAAGCCACGCTGGGTGAAGATTTTTACTCCTTAT TTTAACTACATGCATGAGTGCTTCGAGAGAGTCTTCTGTGAGCTGAAGTGGAGGAAAGAG GTGGAAGAGGAGGCCACAGACAAGGACAACAAGAACTGCAGTAAAGATG AATATTTTCCAGCTGTTGAGGCACAGAAGAGATGGGGGCACGTAGGGGGAGAACATTGTCACCGACTCAGCTGA
- the snx27b gene encoding sorting nexin-27b isoform X2: MADVKVQGVCSSVPPLPRPSSRNGSGSGSVTPDTGGSWQTPTTVTSGPRLVRIVKSDSGYGFNVRGQVSEGGQLRSINGELYAPLQHVSAVLPGGAADRAGISKGDRILEVNGVNVEGATHKQVVDLIRAGEKELVLAVLSVPPQEADCLDPGDDVSALSCYDYSDKQAVPISIPSYKHTELNSEKFVVYNVYMAGRQLCSKRYREFVILHQNLKREFANFTFPKLPGKWPFSLSEQQLDARRRGLEEYLEKVCSVRVIGESDIMQEFLSESDENYNGVSDVELRIAMPDNTTLTVRVRKNSTTDQVYQAVVMKLGIDGITASYFALFEVINHTFVRKLAPNEFPHKLYVQNYTSAIPGTCLTLRKWLFTTEEEILLNDNQLAVSYFFHQAADDVKKGFIKVEQKSYQLQKLAEQKKMSMYLSLLRSCEGYNEIVFPHCSCDSRRKGHVITAISIHNFKLHACTEEGSLESQVIAFEWGEMQRWDTDEEGMAFCFEYARGEKKPRWVKIFTPYFNYMHECFERVFCELKWRKEVEEEATDKDNKNCSKDGMCGKNIFQLLRHRRDGGT, translated from the exons ATGGCGGACGTAAAGGTACAAGGAGTTTGCTCCTCGGTCCCTCCGTTGCCTCGCCCTTCCTCCCGTAACGGCTCCGGTAGCGGCAGCGTTACACCAGACACCGGCGGCAGCTGGCAGACGCCAACCACCGTTACTTCAGGCCCCAGGCTGGTGCGGATAGTGAAGTCTGACTCGGGCTACGGCTTCAACGTTCGGGGGCAAGTAAGCGAAGGCGGGCAGCTGCGGAGCATTAACGGGGAGCTGTACGCTCCTCTGCAGCATGTGAGTGCTGTCCTCCCCGGGGGAGCTGCAGACAGAGCCGGTATCTCAAAGGGGGATAGGATCCTGGAAGT CAATGGTGTAAATGTAGAGGGAGCCACACACAAGCAGGTGGTGGACCTGATCCGGGCTGGCGAGAAGGAGCTGGTGCTGGCAGTTCTGTCCGTCCCACCGCAGGAAGCCGACTGCCTGGATCCTGGTGACGACGTGTCGGCCCTGTCCTGTTATGACTACTCTGACAAGCAGGCCGTCCCGATCTCCATTCCGAGCTACAAACACACTGAACTCAATAGTGAAAAGTTTGTG GTATATAATGTGTATATGGCTGGTAGGCAGCTGTGCTCCAAGCGTTATCGGGAGTTTGTGATTTTACACCAAAACCTTAAGAGGGAATTTGCCAACTTTACGTTCCCCAAACTTCCTGGGAAGTGGCCTTTTTCACTCTCTGAGCAGCAGCTAGATGCACGGCGCCGAGGCCTGGAGGAATACCTCGAAAAAG TCTGTTCAGTACGGGTAATTGGAGAAAGCGACATCATGCAGGAGTTCTTGTCTGAATCGGACGAG AACTATAACGGTGTTTCAGACGTGGAGTTGAGAATAGCCATGCCAGATAATACTACCCTCACTGTTAGAGTTCGTAAAAACTCCACTACAGACCAGGTTTATCAG GCCGTGGTCATGAAGCTTGGCATAGACGGTATAACTGCTAGCTACTTTGCTCTGTTTGAGGTCATCAACCATACCTTTG TGCGTAAACTGGCCCCCAACGAGTTCCCCCACAAACTTTATGTACAGAACTATACCTCAGCCATCCCAGGAACCTGCCTCACTCTGCGAAAGTGGCTCTTCACCACAGAAGAAGAGATCTTGCTCAATGACAACCAACTTGCTGTCAGCTACTTCTTTCACCAG GCAGCTGATGATGTGAAGAAAGGCTTCATTAAAGTTGAGCAAAAGTCTTATCAGCTCCAAAAACTGGCGGAGCAGAAGAAGATGTCCATG TACTTGAGTTTGTTACGGAGCTGTGAGGGCTACAATGAGATCGTATTCCCTCATTGTTCCTGTGACTCCCGACGTAAAGGCCATGTGATCACAGCCATCAGTATACATAACTTTAAGCTACACGCCTGTACAGAAGAAGGTTCTCTGGAG AGCCAGGTGATTGCTTTCGAATGGGGGGAGATGCAGAGATGGGACACAGACGAAGAGGGCATGGCTTTCTGTTTTGAATATGCACGGGGAGAGAAGAAGCCACGCTGGGTGAAGATTTTTACTCCTTAT TTTAACTACATGCATGAGTGCTTCGAGAGAGTCTTCTGTGAGCTGAAGTGGAGGAAAGAG GTGGAAGAGGAGGCCACAGACAAGGACAACAAGAACTGCAGTAAAGATGGTATGTGCGGAAAG AATATTTTCCAGCTGTTGAGGCACAGAAGAGATGGGGGCACGTAG
- the LOC114141637 gene encoding ictacalcin-like, whose protein sequence is MSGGLLGAIAILKKTFDKYAGSDGDKGTLSKKELAVMLKAEIPGAGGEKQEEVDQFFKMLDEDGDGVVDFNEYIVFVATLAMLFSK, encoded by the exons ATGTCTGGAGGACTATTGGGCGCAATTGCCATTCTTAAGAAGACTTTCGACAAGTATGCTGGATCAGATGGCGACAAGGGCACCCTATCCAAGAAGGAACTCGCAGTCATGCTAAAAGCTGAGATTCCTGGAGCAGGA GGTGAGAAACAGGAAGAAGTGGACCAATTTTTCAAGATGCTGGATGAGGATGGTGATGGTGTAGTGGATTTCAATgaatacattgtttttgttgccacCCTTGCTATGCTCTTCTCGAAATAA
- the s100w gene encoding S100 calcium binding protein W, with amino-acid sequence MARLDQVITNIVDIFMEYADDGGKKRQLNKEELKKLFEQEIQSPDLKDKISAGDIEEAMEMLDKNHDGEVNFREFCRCVSDLAKCYYQKKTGRGGKRGKGKSQEGEEGEG; translated from the exons ATGGCCCGCCTGGACCAGGTCATCACAAACATTGTGGACATTTTTATGGAGTATGCTGATGATGGTGGCAAGAAACGTCAGCTGAACAAGGAGGAGCTCAAAAAGCTCTTCGAACAGGAAATCCAGAGTCCTGACTTAAAG GATAAAATCAGTGCAGGTGACATTGAGGAAGCAATGGAGATGTTGGACAAAAACCACGATGGAGAGGTGAACTTCCGCGAGTTCTGCCGGTGTGTGAGCGACCTCGCTAAATGCTACTACCAAAAGAAGACAGGAAGGGGAGGGAAGAGAGGCAAGGGGAAAAGccaggagggggaggagggagaagGCTGA